The genomic stretch TAGCTTCATTACATCATCTAAAAGATCCCTCATTAGCACTAAAAGAATGTTATCGATGTCTAAAAAGTAAAGGTGAGGTTTTAGTTACCGTCTGGTTAGTTCAACCAAGGTTCTTTTTTAGACGGAATATATTTCTGAAAAGTAGGATTAATAACCTAGCAGTAGAGAGATATTACCATCTTTATTTCCCATGGGAGTTGAGAAGAGTGATGGCAAAGCAAGGTTTTTTCCCAGTTAAAACTTTCCTTTACAGGGTAGACTCTTTATTACCAAACAATGAGCTATTTTATGGTATAAAAAGGGTTTTAGTTTAACTACCTAAAATTTTATTTATTCTAGCCTTCTTTAGTTCCTCCATTAGATTAACTAGTTCTTCTATTGAATACCCTAGTGGCTCAATTTTCTCTTTTCCTTCCTTAACGATTTGTACTGCTAATGGAAACAATTCTTCAACTCTTTTTACAGCATATTCTTTATCTTCAATTAGGGAAAGACCAAAATTTACATGCCTTGCTTCATCTTCTATTATTCTTTTTATACCATCATTAAATTCTAACAAATTATATTTTCTAGAAGTCTCATTAAGTATCTTTAATCCTATAGTGGCTAATACACCTTCAGTTATCATATGAAATCTTGTTACAACATTTTCTTTCCATCTAGGACTCTGGAAATCTTCTACTAATCCATCGAATAATTTTACATAAGAAGAAGGAAGTCTAACAGTAGTTAATGGATCCTCTTTGAAGTATTCATTAAAGAAATCGAAATGCTCTATTTCTTCAATAACTTGTTGTAAGGAATAATTTGCTATTACTTTTGCTTTTTCGAATGATAACTTCTTCAATATTCTCCATCTATCCATTATGCCTACAGGATAAAAATGAGCCGATAGATACTTTATTCCTTCTCTTATCTCTTGTGGGGTTGAAAACCAATTCTTATCCATATTTTATATTTAAAAGATAAACTTAATTAACTTTATCTTAAAAATGTTTAAAAAGTATGAGTAAGAATTAAAATTTGTTTTTACTCTTATATACATGTGGATATAACACTATTTATTTTGATTCATTTTATTCTTTTGTTTCTTTTCTTATCCTTAACTACTTCAATTATAACTAAATTGATATCTAATTCGTTTTATATTACTAGAATTTTTATAGCCTCATTATTTAATATTTTCTTTTTTTATCTTTTTCTCTATATAATTTCATTACCATTGGCGTCTTTAATCCTCAGTTTTCTTATTTCAATTTTAGTATTCAGGATAGCAATCTCGTTAAGCTGGCAAGACTGTTTAAGTTTGGCCTTTACTTTTATTCTTTCTATCTTAGTCTACTTTAATCTTATCTTCGTACATATTGTACATACCTTATTATAGACCAGGATTTTCATCTTAACTAGCTTCTAATAACTATTATTATCTTATACACTGGTGATATGTGAGTTAGTAAGAAGAATTAAAATGGAGAAACTAAAATCAAAGAAAAATTAATCCATTACTAAGTGCCCATAAGAATCTCATAATATAGCAAAAACATTTTTTATTTGATGGTAAATGTAAGATTATGAATGATGAGGAAATAGAAAAGATTATGAAAGATTTGGGCTTAATGCTCAGAAAACCTCCAGAGGCAAAGGAGTATTTTCATATTGCTACTTCTCCTCCTCA from Sulfolobus sp. S-194 encodes the following:
- a CDS encoding class I SAM-dependent methyltransferase — encoded protein: MSEKEKVKNAYELIVHRRKPLPYLSLIKGKIVGDIGCGSGQNCLALKSRFVICLDIALRQLIEAKRRGCDNLVQADMEYLPFRDNTFDSLLYIASLHHLKDPSLALKECYRCLKSKGEVLVTVWLVQPRFFFRRNIFLKSRINNLAVERYYHLYFPWELRRVMAKQGFFPVKTFLYRVDSLLPNNELFYGIKRVLV